Proteins encoded together in one Streptomyces sp. B1I3 window:
- a CDS encoding response regulator, which translates to MNEPVKPIEVLLVEDDPGDELMTREAFEDNKIRNTLHVVRDGQEALDFLYRQGQYTDAPRPDLVLLDLNLPRYDGRQVLERIKTDPELALIPVVVLTTSSAEEDILRSYKLHANAYVTKPVDLEQFIGAVRQIDDFFVSVVRLPGRA; encoded by the coding sequence GTGAACGAGCCGGTCAAGCCCATCGAGGTCCTGCTGGTCGAGGACGATCCCGGCGACGAGCTGATGACCCGCGAGGCGTTCGAGGACAACAAGATCCGCAATACCCTGCACGTGGTCCGCGACGGACAGGAGGCGCTCGACTTCCTCTACCGTCAGGGCCAGTACACGGACGCCCCGCGTCCCGATCTGGTGCTTCTCGACCTGAATCTGCCGAGGTACGACGGCAGGCAGGTGCTCGAACGCATCAAGACGGACCCGGAACTGGCGCTGATCCCGGTGGTGGTGCTCACCACGTCCTCGGCAGAGGAGGACATCCTGCGCAGCTATAAACTGCACGCCAACGCCTATGTCACCAAGCCGGTCGACCTGGAGCAGTTCATCGGTGCGGTGCGCCAGATCGACGACTTCTTCGTGAGCGTGGTCCGGCTGCCCGGACGTGCGTAA
- a CDS encoding transglycosylase family protein: protein MAANGRHRRYQPSRINRASLTVTAGGAGLALPLLTAASAGAASTDVWEKVAACESTGNWHINTGNGYYGGLQFTGSTWAAYGGTAYAVRADLATRDQQIAVAEKVLDGQGPGAWPACSVQAGLTRGGDAPDVAPQTRGSAPVDATKQESAPGTSARGKAALGGARQDRARQDKAVPAAPSPTAVPTARESYTVERGDSLSGIASAERVQGGWQRLYTANRAVVGADPDLILPGQRLSLDMAKAPSAGTAAPTRKAAAKPAARPGAKPAQKKESRPAAPERTAKPAAERTAKPAPERTARPAPKQSSKPAAEPRQTARPKQAAKQHSGFTAPVQARTGTPYHQAGSWSSGYHTGVDFPVPTGTSVKAVASGTVVSAGWAGAYGYEIVIRHSDGKYSQYAHLSALHVREGQRVESGRRIARSGSTGNSTGPHLHFEIRTGPGYGSDVDPLAYLRAGGVSV from the coding sequence ATGGCCGCGAACGGACGGCACCGCAGATATCAGCCCAGCCGGATCAACCGTGCCTCGCTCACGGTGACGGCGGGTGGCGCGGGACTCGCGCTCCCGCTTCTCACGGCTGCCTCGGCCGGTGCCGCCTCCACCGACGTGTGGGAGAAGGTCGCCGCGTGCGAGTCGACCGGCAACTGGCACATCAACACGGGTAACGGCTACTACGGCGGCCTGCAGTTCACGGGCTCGACCTGGGCCGCCTACGGCGGTACCGCCTACGCCGTCCGTGCCGACCTGGCGACCAGGGACCAGCAGATAGCCGTCGCCGAGAAGGTGCTGGACGGGCAGGGGCCGGGAGCGTGGCCGGCCTGTTCCGTGCAGGCGGGCCTGACGCGCGGAGGCGACGCGCCGGACGTCGCTCCGCAGACGCGCGGCAGCGCGCCGGTCGACGCCACGAAGCAGGAGTCCGCGCCGGGCACGTCGGCGAGGGGCAAGGCCGCGCTGGGCGGGGCGAGGCAGGACAGGGCGAGGCAGGACAAGGCCGTGCCGGCGGCCCCGTCGCCGACGGCCGTACCCACCGCGCGCGAGTCGTACACCGTCGAGCGCGGCGACTCCCTCTCCGGCATCGCGTCCGCCGAACGGGTCCAGGGCGGCTGGCAGCGCCTGTACACGGCGAACCGGGCCGTCGTCGGCGCCGACCCCGACCTCATCCTCCCCGGGCAGCGGCTCAGCCTCGACATGGCCAAGGCGCCGAGCGCCGGCACGGCCGCCCCGACGCGGAAAGCGGCCGCGAAGCCCGCCGCCCGGCCCGGGGCGAAGCCCGCACAGAAGAAGGAGTCCAGGCCGGCCGCCCCGGAGCGGACGGCGAAGCCCGCGGCGGAGCGGACGGCGAAGCCCGCCCCGGAGCGGACGGCGAGACCGGCACCCAAGCAGTCCTCGAAGCCCGCAGCCGAGCCCCGGCAGACGGCCAGGCCGAAGCAGGCGGCCAAACAGCACTCCGGCTTCACCGCGCCGGTCCAGGCGCGCACGGGCACCCCCTACCACCAGGCGGGTTCCTGGTCGAGCGGCTACCACACGGGCGTCGACTTCCCCGTTCCCACGGGAACCTCGGTGAAGGCCGTCGCATCCGGGACGGTCGTCTCGGCGGGCTGGGCGGGGGCGTACGGCTACGAGATCGTCATCCGGCACAGTGACGGCAAGTACAGCCAGTACGCGCACCTCTCGGCGCTCCACGTGCGCGAGGGCCAGCGCGTGGAAAGCGGCCGGCGTATCGCCCGCTCGGGCTCGACGGGCAACAGCACCGGTCCGCACCTGCACTTCGAGATCCGCACCGGCCCCGGCTACGGCTCCGACGTCGATCCCCTGGCCTACCTGAGGGCCGGAGGCGTCAGCGTCTGA
- a CDS encoding PP2C family protein-serine/threonine phosphatase: MVELPLGTSARLLEPAGIPEQQNDAADTSSVWNVDASLLLVEDDAGDALLVEELLSDSELDSGLTWCKTLAEARRFLRTCRTPVCVLLDLHLPDVHGLDAVSQLVESAPDAAIVVLTGLAESETGLSAVAHGAQDYLVKGRLDPEILGRAIRYALQRKHAERSATAIRTSQLIAQENARLERALLPIPLLRDDSFRVAARYEAGRAHGLLSGDFYDVVQTADGAVHAVIGDVSGHGAAEAALGVCLRVAWRTAVLTGVSQLEKIELLEGILVAERSDPHVFATVTTLVFPPGRDRVHIARAGHPGLLLRLGTDVSWVEPDVGMALGLLPGVGRWTLTELKLAPGSEVVLFTDGLFEGRTGPQSRLGEEGLLDMATKYGALEPRAFVDALVAEATDSASPYGGLADDVAVLHLGWRVDS, from the coding sequence GTGGTCGAATTGCCGCTGGGCACTTCTGCGCGACTGTTGGAGCCCGCCGGTATCCCTGAGCAGCAGAACGACGCTGCCGACACGTCGTCCGTGTGGAACGTCGACGCGTCCCTGCTCCTGGTCGAGGACGACGCGGGTGACGCGCTGCTCGTCGAGGAGCTGCTGAGCGACAGTGAGCTGGACTCCGGGCTGACATGGTGCAAGACGCTGGCAGAGGCGCGGCGGTTCCTGCGGACCTGCCGCACGCCGGTCTGCGTCCTGCTGGATCTGCACCTGCCCGATGTGCACGGCCTCGACGCGGTCAGTCAGCTGGTCGAGTCCGCCCCTGACGCCGCCATCGTCGTGCTGACGGGCCTCGCCGAGTCGGAGACCGGACTGTCCGCGGTCGCCCACGGCGCACAGGACTACCTCGTCAAGGGCCGGCTCGATCCCGAGATCCTGGGCCGCGCGATCCGCTACGCGCTGCAGCGCAAGCACGCCGAGCGATCGGCCACCGCCATCCGGACCAGCCAGCTCATCGCCCAGGAGAACGCCAGGCTGGAACGGGCACTGCTGCCCATCCCGTTGCTGCGGGACGACAGTTTCCGGGTCGCCGCCCGCTATGAGGCCGGCCGTGCCCACGGCCTGCTGAGCGGCGACTTCTACGACGTCGTGCAGACCGCGGACGGTGCGGTGCACGCCGTGATCGGTGACGTGTCGGGGCACGGAGCAGCCGAGGCGGCCCTCGGTGTCTGTCTGCGGGTCGCCTGGCGCACCGCCGTCCTGACCGGGGTTTCCCAGCTCGAGAAGATCGAGCTCCTGGAGGGGATACTCGTCGCCGAGCGGTCGGATCCCCATGTGTTCGCCACGGTGACCACGCTCGTGTTCCCGCCGGGCAGGGACCGCGTCCACATCGCACGGGCCGGGCACCCCGGTCTGCTGCTGCGCCTCGGCACGGACGTCAGCTGGGTGGAGCCCGACGTGGGCATGGCCCTGGGCCTGCTGCCCGGCGTCGGCCGCTGGACGCTCACGGAACTGAAGCTGGCTCCCGGCAGCGAGGTCGTCCTCTTCACGGACGGCCTGTTCGAGGGCCGTACGGGCCCGCAGTCCCGGCTCGGGGAGGAAGGGTTGCTGGACATGGCGACGAAGTACGGCGCGCTGGAACCGCGCGCCTTCGTCGACGCCCTCGTCGCCGAGGCCACCGACAGTGCTTCCCCGTACGGAGGGCTGGCCGACGACGTCGCCGTCCTGCACCTGGGCTGGAGGGTCGACTCGTGA
- a CDS encoding DMT family transporter, protein MSSLALSVLLSLVSAVAYAAGAIVQERVAAAGDGRPYAPLRNAVWWAAVALNGVGALLHVVALAYGPLSLVQPLGALTIVFALPMAALFVHRRAGRTAWRGAVMATVGLAGLLALTGNAGSHTLTSSEQLMLATGTFGAVVAALLLARGFHHPMLRSVVLATGAGIAFGIASVFTKTVAVEWTSGSVTSGLPTLLVIAGLAAAGLLLSQAAYRGAGLTAPLATVTVVNPVVAAAVGITVFGEQFRHGLTGTLGALGCGALAAAGLILLTTERVGAERRASHGARAGEHAPPGTDGEGRTPEPTTPAQDADGPQDGQGASALPGPAKPPAPREAEPPAPFPAPTGLSLPLTLPLEHGGGRVEFGRERPASGPARRGDLPGLGTGAAGTGVVQTLTPPALR, encoded by the coding sequence ATGAGTTCCCTTGCGCTCTCCGTGCTTCTGTCACTGGTCTCCGCGGTCGCCTACGCGGCCGGGGCGATCGTCCAGGAGCGCGTGGCCGCGGCCGGTGACGGCCGCCCGTACGCGCCGCTGCGCAACGCCGTCTGGTGGGCGGCGGTGGCGCTGAACGGCGTGGGCGCGCTGCTGCACGTGGTGGCGCTGGCCTACGGCCCCCTCAGCCTCGTCCAGCCGCTCGGCGCCCTGACGATCGTGTTCGCGCTGCCGATGGCGGCGCTCTTCGTCCACCGCCGGGCGGGCAGGACGGCCTGGCGCGGCGCGGTCATGGCGACGGTCGGACTCGCCGGGCTGCTGGCGCTCACGGGAAACGCGGGATCGCACACACTGACGAGTTCCGAACAACTGATGCTGGCAACGGGAACGTTCGGCGCGGTCGTCGCCGCGCTCCTGCTCGCCCGGGGATTCCACCACCCGATGCTGCGCAGTGTGGTGCTGGCCACCGGAGCCGGCATCGCGTTCGGCATCGCCTCGGTCTTCACCAAGACCGTCGCGGTGGAGTGGACGTCCGGTTCGGTGACCTCGGGTCTGCCGACGCTGCTGGTGATCGCGGGCCTGGCCGCAGCCGGCCTCCTGCTCTCCCAGGCCGCCTACCGGGGTGCCGGGCTGACGGCGCCGCTCGCGACCGTCACGGTGGTCAATCCGGTGGTGGCCGCCGCGGTGGGCATCACCGTGTTCGGGGAGCAGTTCCGCCACGGCTTGACGGGAACCCTGGGCGCGCTCGGCTGCGGTGCGCTGGCGGCGGCCGGGCTGATCCTGCTGACCACGGAGCGGGTGGGGGCCGAGCGCCGCGCGTCGCACGGGGCCCGGGCGGGCGAGCATGCCCCACCGGGTACCGACGGGGAGGGGCGCACGCCGGAGCCCACCACCCCCGCGCAGGACGCGGACGGCCCGCAGGACGGGCAGGGTGCTTCGGCGCTCCCCGGGCCCGCGAAGCCGCCGGCCCCCCGTGAGGCGGAGCCGCCCGCCCCCTTTCCGGCGCCGACGGGGTTGTCGCTGCCCCTGACACTGCCGTTGGAGCACGGTGGAGGGCGCGTGGAGTTCGGCAGGGAGCGGCCGGCGTCCGGTCCGGCGCGCAGGGGTGACTTACCCGGCCTGGGCACCGGGGCGGCCGGGACCGGTGTGGTTCAGACGCTGACGCCTCCGGCCCTCAGGTAG
- a CDS encoding GH92 family glycosyl hydrolase — protein sequence MHRTQRPRLRGPAATLAAVALLGGILATGPTAQAAPRADGHLTDLVNPFIGSQNEGNTYPGAAVPFSMVQLSPDTGHSVGYDYTDTEIRGFSSIHPSGVGCGLGGDLPVLPTTGDITETDNAAYASGFSHSDEKASPGYYQVGLTSYGGIDAELTATERTGVQRYTFPATDKANVLINAGQSLHRTVSTTVEVLDSRTVRTAITGRGFCQDTEPYTLYTVTRFDRPFADSGTWKDGSVTGAPRSTGTGGNGAWVRFDTTKDRTVEATTAISYVDAAGAARNLRAEGGRSFDRVARAARATWEERLDDVQAQGGTETQRRTFYSSLYRSFLGPNVGQDVDGRYTGWDQKIHRAKGFSYYQNWSLWDTYRTQAQLLSLLAPREARDMAISVLKIDEQSGWLPKWGYGTVETNIMTGDPVTPYLTNAYQQGLLEGYEEQAYRTLKKNADGVPPAGSPAVGREANKEYLADGFVPYLKGRPHAKPGDSDYDHGGSATLEYALSDAMLGEMAAELGHDADARRYRERAQNYHRIFDASTGFFRSRDGQGAFTGPADPAQSEGFHEGTSWQYQWLVPQDLPGLVDLIGGTDATNARLDSFFAYDQLLADPAKTVREVWVNGPYDYYNADKYNPQNEPDLIAPYTYLSTGQPWKTTDVVHGALTLFTDTPTGMTGNDDMGTMSAWDVLSSIGIFPVQPGTDTWGLSTPVFDRVDLTLDRRYYPHGSFTVRAPGTSDTDRYIRSARLDGADQPRTYLTTQDIRSARSLSFEVGAEPSTWGTSPSDAPPPLR from the coding sequence ATGCATCGGACCCAACGGCCGAGACTGCGCGGACCGGCGGCGACGCTGGCAGCCGTCGCGCTCCTCGGAGGCATCCTCGCCACCGGCCCCACGGCCCAGGCGGCACCCCGCGCGGACGGACACCTCACCGACCTGGTGAATCCGTTCATCGGCAGCCAGAACGAGGGCAACACCTACCCCGGTGCCGCCGTCCCCTTCTCCATGGTCCAGCTCTCGCCGGACACCGGCCACAGCGTCGGATACGACTACACGGACACCGAGATCCGCGGCTTCAGCAGCATCCACCCCTCGGGCGTGGGCTGCGGTCTCGGCGGAGACCTGCCGGTGCTGCCCACCACGGGCGACATCACCGAGACGGACAACGCCGCGTACGCCTCCGGATTCAGCCACAGCGACGAGAAGGCGAGCCCCGGCTACTACCAGGTCGGTCTCACCTCGTACGGCGGTATCGACGCCGAGCTGACCGCCACCGAGCGCACCGGGGTCCAGCGCTACACCTTCCCGGCCACCGACAAGGCCAACGTCCTGATCAACGCGGGCCAGTCCCTGCACCGGACGGTCAGCACCACGGTGGAGGTGCTCGACTCCCGTACGGTCCGCACGGCCATCACGGGCCGCGGCTTCTGCCAGGACACCGAGCCGTACACCCTCTACACCGTCACCCGGTTCGACCGCCCCTTCGCCGACTCCGGCACCTGGAAGGACGGTTCGGTGACCGGCGCACCCCGGTCCACCGGCACCGGCGGCAACGGCGCCTGGGTCCGCTTCGACACCACGAAGGACCGGACCGTCGAGGCCACCACCGCGATCAGCTACGTCGACGCGGCCGGCGCCGCCCGCAACCTGCGCGCCGAGGGCGGCCGCAGCTTCGACCGCGTCGCCCGGGCGGCTCGCGCCACCTGGGAGGAACGCCTGGACGACGTACAGGCCCAGGGAGGCACCGAGACCCAGCGGCGCACGTTCTACTCCTCCCTCTACCGCTCCTTCCTCGGCCCGAACGTCGGCCAGGACGTCGACGGCCGATACACGGGCTGGGACCAGAAGATCCACCGTGCCAAGGGCTTCTCGTACTACCAGAACTGGTCACTGTGGGACACCTACCGCACCCAGGCACAACTGCTCTCGCTGCTCGCCCCGCGCGAGGCGCGGGACATGGCGATCTCCGTCCTGAAGATCGACGAGCAGAGCGGCTGGCTGCCCAAGTGGGGCTACGGAACCGTCGAGACGAACATCATGACGGGTGACCCCGTGACCCCCTACCTGACCAACGCCTACCAGCAGGGGCTGCTCGAGGGGTACGAGGAGCAGGCCTACCGCACCCTGAAGAAGAACGCCGACGGCGTTCCTCCCGCCGGCTCACCGGCCGTGGGCCGCGAGGCGAACAAGGAGTACCTGGCGGACGGATTCGTCCCGTACCTCAAGGGCCGCCCGCACGCCAAGCCCGGAGACTCCGACTACGACCACGGCGGATCCGCCACCCTCGAGTACGCGCTGTCCGACGCGATGCTCGGCGAGATGGCCGCCGAGCTCGGCCACGACGCCGACGCCCGACGCTACCGGGAGCGGGCGCAGAACTACCACCGCATCTTCGACGCCTCGACCGGCTTCTTCCGCTCCCGTGACGGACAGGGCGCCTTCACCGGACCGGCCGACCCGGCGCAGAGCGAGGGCTTCCACGAGGGCACGTCGTGGCAGTACCAGTGGCTCGTACCCCAGGACCTGCCCGGCCTCGTCGACCTGATCGGCGGCACGGACGCGACGAACGCGCGCCTCGACTCCTTCTTTGCCTACGACCAGCTCCTCGCCGATCCGGCGAAGACCGTGCGCGAGGTGTGGGTCAACGGCCCGTACGACTACTACAACGCCGACAAGTACAACCCCCAGAACGAACCGGACCTCATCGCCCCCTACACCTACCTGTCGACCGGGCAGCCCTGGAAGACGACCGACGTGGTGCACGGCGCGCTGACCCTGTTCACCGACACCCCGACCGGCATGACCGGCAACGACGACATGGGCACCATGTCCGCGTGGGACGTGCTGTCGTCGATCGGCATCTTCCCCGTCCAGCCCGGCACCGACACCTGGGGTCTGTCCACGCCCGTCTTCGACCGGGTCGACCTCACGCTGGACCGCCGCTACTACCCGCACGGGTCGTTCACCGTACGGGCACCGGGCACGTCCGACACCGACCGCTACATCCGCTCCGCCCGGCTCGACGGAGCGGACCAGCCCCGGACCTACCTGACCACCCAGGACATCCGCTCGGCCCGCTCGCTCTCGTTCGAGGTGGGCGCGGAACCCTCCACCTGGGGCACGTCTCCCTCGGACGCCCCGCCGCCTCTGCGCTGA
- a CDS encoding ATP-binding protein translates to MNDQATSRPDDTCRSVSSTEVLLTAQVFDGEPGCIAEARALAERFLVRLVAEWLAVLGEHTRSDLMLAVSELVTNADRYSHGPYMLELEGNAERISVTVYDSSTALPVLYSPDPSRLGGHGMEIVVALCDRLTAERVPVGKRIRAEFQLST, encoded by the coding sequence ATGAACGATCAGGCCACTTCACGGCCGGACGACACCTGTCGGAGCGTGTCGTCCACGGAGGTTCTGCTCACCGCCCAGGTCTTCGACGGCGAGCCGGGATGCATCGCCGAGGCCCGCGCGTTGGCTGAGCGCTTCCTGGTGCGCCTGGTGGCGGAGTGGCTGGCTGTGCTCGGCGAGCACACCCGCAGCGATCTCATGCTGGCGGTCAGCGAGCTCGTCACCAACGCCGACCGATACAGCCACGGCCCGTACATGCTCGAGCTGGAGGGCAACGCGGAGCGCATCAGCGTGACCGTGTACGACAGCAGCACAGCCCTCCCCGTCCTCTACTCCCCCGACCCCAGCCGCCTCGGCGGTCACGGCATGGAGATCGTGGTCGCGCTCTGCGACCGGCTCACGGCCGAGCGGGTGCCGGTGGGCAAGCGCATCCGGGCGGAGTTCCAGCTGAGCACCTGA
- a CDS encoding S1 family peptidase, with the protein MVRTGLSALLIIGTWATAGLTQASAADAPPAAEPQASSGLITAMQRDLGLTKGQAEARLTAEKAATALEGPARKAAGASFGGSWFDADSGKLTVAVTDGDAARSVRAAGADARLVDHTARQLDTAKSRLDALPAPAGVSSWHVDPRASTVVVDVVASQRDDNDVRAFVAKARKAGPVTVRQTAGAPQTFAAGTVGGDPYYTGNVRCSIGFSVYGGFVTAGHCGQAGGAVRGWDGSAIGNFQGSSFPENDYAWVNVGSGWWTVPVVLGWGTVSDQLVRGSSEAPVGASICRSGSTSHWHCGNVLAKNETVNYSQGAVRQMTKTSVCAEPGDSGGSFISGDQAQGVTSGGWGNCSSGGETWHQPINEILSRYGLTLHTA; encoded by the coding sequence ATGGTGCGGACCGGTCTGTCCGCACTGCTCATCATCGGCACCTGGGCGACCGCCGGCCTGACCCAGGCCTCCGCAGCGGACGCTCCCCCCGCCGCCGAACCGCAGGCGTCGTCAGGTCTGATCACCGCGATGCAGAGGGACCTCGGGCTGACGAAGGGGCAGGCCGAGGCCCGGCTCACCGCCGAGAAGGCGGCGACCGCCCTGGAGGGCCCCGCGCGGAAGGCGGCAGGAGCCTCCTTCGGCGGCTCCTGGTTCGACGCGGACAGCGGCAAACTGACGGTCGCCGTCACGGACGGCGACGCCGCCCGCTCCGTGCGCGCAGCCGGCGCGGACGCCCGGCTGGTCGACCACACCGCACGGCAGCTGGACACCGCGAAGAGCCGGCTGGACGCCCTTCCGGCGCCGGCCGGTGTCAGCAGCTGGCACGTCGATCCCCGGGCCAGCACCGTCGTGGTGGACGTCGTCGCGTCCCAGCGTGATGACAACGATGTCCGTGCCTTCGTCGCCAAGGCGCGGAAAGCCGGTCCCGTCACGGTGAGGCAGACCGCCGGGGCCCCGCAGACCTTCGCCGCGGGGACGGTCGGCGGCGACCCGTACTACACGGGCAACGTCCGCTGCTCCATCGGCTTCTCGGTGTACGGGGGCTTCGTCACGGCCGGACACTGCGGCCAGGCGGGCGGAGCGGTGAGGGGCTGGGACGGCTCGGCCATAGGCAACTTCCAGGGGTCGTCCTTCCCCGAGAACGACTACGCCTGGGTCAACGTCGGCAGCGGCTGGTGGACCGTACCGGTCGTCCTGGGCTGGGGCACCGTCTCCGACCAGCTGGTCCGCGGTTCCAGCGAGGCTCCGGTCGGCGCCTCGATCTGCCGCTCCGGATCCACCTCGCACTGGCACTGCGGCAACGTCCTGGCCAAGAACGAGACCGTCAACTACAGCCAGGGCGCCGTCCGCCAGATGACCAAGACCAGTGTCTGCGCCGAACCGGGCGACTCGGGAGGGTCGTTCATCAGCGGTGACCAGGCCCAGGGCGTCACCTCGGGCGGCTGGGGCAACTGCAGCAGCGGCGGCGAGACCTGGCACCAGCCGATCAACGAGATCCTCAGCCGCTACGGGCTCACGCTCCACACCGCCTGA
- a CDS encoding CHASE3 domain-containing protein, translating into MTDRRPAAFARLSVQNWVHLILAGFVLVVCGCLVVGGLVLAHISDRTTDLVDRIQPARSTSFQLQNALLDQETGVRGFVLSGDTSFLEPYEAGVRAERLRLARLRSLVGDEEPLAGDLDRIEEAAQQWRTVRAEPLIAAARMGEPAAAGSAPLRQSKTEFDTLRRLYTAQQQHLDTARDHVRAELDDARVIRDRVLIALVIGFVLTLVSLSLLLNRVVGRPLNALARASDEVRAGTFGRRIEVRGPSDVEAVASAVEDMRRRLVAELAESQERETLLAEQTGELRRSNSELEQFAYVASHDLQEPLRKVASFCQLLEKRYGSELDTRGKQYIDFAVDGAKRMQVLINDLLTFSRVGRVHESWKPVDLDRSLDRALSNLTLAVQEAEATVVREDTLPELLGDSTSLTMIWQNLIGNAVKFRRPDVSCRITIGCVREGDDWHLTVADNGIGIAPEFSDKVFVIFQRLHARDEYEGTGIGLSLCRKIVEFHGGRIWLDPAPAEGTLIHFTLPVLPEAPTHTTAELLAPAVLTPRSGDHA; encoded by the coding sequence GTGACCGACAGGCGGCCGGCGGCCTTCGCGCGGCTGTCCGTGCAGAACTGGGTGCACCTGATCCTGGCGGGTTTCGTCCTGGTGGTCTGCGGATGCCTCGTCGTCGGCGGGCTCGTACTCGCCCACATCTCCGACCGGACCACGGACCTCGTGGACCGCATCCAGCCCGCCCGCTCGACGTCGTTCCAGCTGCAGAACGCGCTGCTCGACCAGGAGACCGGGGTACGCGGGTTCGTCCTCTCCGGTGACACCTCGTTCCTGGAACCCTACGAGGCCGGTGTGCGGGCAGAGCGGCTGCGGCTGGCCCGCCTGCGCTCACTGGTCGGGGACGAGGAGCCGCTCGCCGGGGACCTGGACCGGATCGAGGAGGCCGCCCAACAGTGGCGCACCGTGCGGGCCGAGCCGCTGATCGCCGCGGCGCGCATGGGAGAGCCGGCTGCCGCCGGGTCGGCCCCACTCCGGCAGAGCAAGACCGAGTTCGACACGCTGCGACGGCTGTACACCGCCCAGCAGCAGCACCTGGACACCGCTCGGGACCACGTCCGTGCCGAGCTCGACGACGCCCGGGTCATCCGTGACCGGGTACTGATCGCGCTGGTGATCGGTTTCGTCCTGACCCTCGTCTCGCTCAGCCTGCTGCTGAACCGCGTGGTGGGCCGGCCGCTGAACGCGTTGGCCAGGGCGTCGGACGAGGTACGGGCCGGGACGTTCGGCCGCCGGATCGAGGTCCGGGGGCCGTCGGACGTGGAAGCGGTGGCCTCGGCGGTGGAGGACATGCGCCGCCGTCTGGTCGCGGAGCTCGCCGAGTCCCAGGAGCGCGAGACCCTGCTGGCCGAACAGACCGGGGAGCTGCGGCGCTCCAACTCCGAGCTGGAACAGTTCGCGTACGTGGCCTCGCACGACCTGCAGGAGCCGCTGCGCAAGGTGGCTTCCTTCTGCCAGCTGCTGGAGAAGCGGTACGGCTCGGAGCTCGACACACGCGGCAAGCAGTACATCGACTTCGCGGTCGACGGCGCCAAGCGCATGCAGGTGCTCATCAACGACCTGCTGACCTTCTCCCGGGTGGGCCGGGTCCATGAGAGCTGGAAGCCGGTGGACCTGGACCGCTCGCTGGACCGGGCGCTGTCCAATCTGACCCTCGCCGTCCAGGAGGCCGAGGCCACCGTCGTACGCGAGGACACGCTGCCGGAGCTGCTCGGCGACTCGACGTCGCTCACCATGATCTGGCAGAACCTCATCGGGAACGCGGTCAAGTTCCGCCGGCCCGACGTGTCGTGCCGGATCACCATCGGGTGCGTGCGGGAGGGCGACGACTGGCATCTCACGGTCGCGGACAACGGGATCGGGATCGCACCGGAGTTCTCCGACAAGGTGTTCGTCATCTTCCAGCGTCTGCACGCCCGTGACGAGTACGAGGGGACGGGCATCGGTCTCTCCCTCTGCCGTAAGATCGTCGAGTTCCATGGTGGCCGGATCTGGCTGGACCCGGCGCCGGCCGAGGGCACGCTCATCCACTTCACCCTGCCCGTACTGCCCGAGGCACCCACCCACACCACGGCGGAGCTGCTCGCGCCCGCCGTGCTCACCCCCCGTTCGGGAGACCACGCGTGA